A genomic stretch from Telmatocola sphagniphila includes:
- a CDS encoding AAA family ATPase: MTQPRKKRKIQYFVPLDKITERAAEWIWKPWLPIGKLCLLDGDPGQGKSLVTLDLAARISQGRSFPDRQRNALGPANVLLICCEDNLRDTVLPRLQSLGADLSRIFSYQSNSTKSIPNALPKFPRDFRKLESTLRRTKARLVIVDPLLPFLSASTNGITQQSVRKVLGPLARMAERLQVTFLFVRLLNKTNGKTAIYRGSGSMSILSSMRSALLIGRHPHNPEKRILAPVKNNLTAEAQGLQFVLQSKAEAVNVKWEGKVNIRANELIGDFKSLPPTEWLRGFLSDKHFQSKKVYEAGLKAGYSSATLERAKATLGIKSKAKRHANGRIVWYWLPPGEKDFPWEEICELGFEHNPHD, encoded by the coding sequence TACCACTCGACAAAATCACCGAACGGGCCGCCGAGTGGATCTGGAAGCCCTGGCTGCCGATCGGCAAACTATGCCTGCTCGACGGCGATCCCGGACAAGGTAAATCGCTTGTTACGCTCGATCTGGCTGCCCGAATTTCTCAAGGTCGATCTTTTCCCGATCGGCAACGAAACGCCCTCGGCCCCGCCAATGTGCTACTCATTTGCTGCGAAGATAACTTGCGAGATACCGTGTTGCCGCGCTTGCAATCTTTGGGGGCGGATCTCTCGAGAATCTTCAGCTATCAGTCGAACTCGACGAAGTCGATCCCTAACGCGCTCCCAAAATTTCCCAGAGATTTCCGCAAGCTGGAGTCGACTCTGCGCCGTACCAAGGCGAGACTCGTCATCGTCGACCCGCTTCTTCCATTTCTCAGCGCTTCCACGAATGGCATCACTCAACAATCGGTTCGTAAAGTCCTGGGGCCGCTGGCGAGGATGGCCGAGCGTCTTCAAGTGACATTCCTCTTCGTCCGATTATTAAACAAAACCAACGGAAAAACAGCGATCTATCGAGGTTCGGGCAGTATGAGCATTCTTTCCAGCATGCGCAGTGCCCTGCTTATTGGCCGGCATCCCCACAATCCGGAGAAGAGGATTTTGGCTCCGGTGAAAAACAACCTCACCGCCGAAGCGCAAGGACTACAGTTTGTGCTGCAGAGCAAAGCGGAGGCCGTGAACGTGAAGTGGGAGGGGAAGGTGAATATTCGAGCCAACGAACTGATTGGAGATTTCAAAAGCCTGCCTCCCACCGAATGGCTGCGCGGCTTCCTCAGCGATAAACATTTCCAGAGCAAGAAGGTCTACGAGGCCGGTCTGAAAGCCGGCTATTCCAGCGCTACACTGGAACGGGCCAAAGCGACTCTGGGCATAAAATCCAAGGCCAAAAGGCATGCCAACGGCCGCATTGTCTGGTACTGGCTGCCTCCGGGCGAGAAGGATTTTCCGTGGGAGGAGATCTGTGAACTCGGTTTTGAGCAC